In Lotus japonicus ecotype B-129 chromosome 5, LjGifu_v1.2, one genomic interval encodes:
- the LOC130717869 gene encoding uncharacterized vacuolar membrane protein YML018C — protein sequence MGWRYRAGLFLIATVVIIWVSSAEVTQDIFVDYKQPFAVTYLGASLMVVYLPIAFIKDWLCNLLKHRSSKSGKNAESGDEFSVRIGSPFKGNEAQRSFEVELGNIIRKDSDLDLSTLSEVKPLVVRYNDTNLPKEEKALTAKEIATYGFYIAPIWFITEYLSNAALARTSVASTTVLSSTSGLFTLFIGVLMGQDSLSMSKVVAVFVSMVGVAMTTMGKTWAADDSKFSSSNGQRSLVGDLFGLLSAVSYGLFTVLLKKFSGEEGERVDVQKLFGYVGLFTLVALWWLIWPLSALGIEPKFTIPHSARVDEVVLANGFIGSVLSDYFWALCVVWTTPLVATLGMSLTIPLAMLADMVIHGRHYSALYILGSVQVFAGFVIANISDWMTKKLGL from the exons ATGGGTTGGAGATATAGAGCTGGGTTGTTCCTCATAGCTACTGTTGTTATTATATGGGTTTCCTCTGCTGAAGTCACCCAG GATATCTTTGTAGATTATAAGCAGCCATTTGCAGTGACATATCTTGGAGCTTCTCTTATGGTAGTTTACCTCCCAATAGCATTCATTAAGGACTGGTTGTGTAACTTACTTAAACATCGCTCTTCTAAAAGTGGAAAAAATGCAGAGAGCGGGGATGAGTTTTCTGTCAGGATTGGCTCTCCTTTCAAAGGAAATGAAGCGCAGAGAAGCTTTGAAGTGGAACTGGGGAATATAATTCGAAAAGATAGCGATTTAGACTTATCAACTCTTTCAGAAGTAAAGCCATTGGTGGTCAGATATAATGACACTAATTTGCCAAAAGAAGAGAAAGCTCTTACTGCAAAGGAAATTGCTACTTATGGATTTTACATTGCACCTATCTGGTTTATAACAGAG tATCTATCCAATGCTGCTCTTGCACGAACAAGTGTTGCCAGTACAACAGTATTATCATCTACTTCAGGACTCTTTACTCTTTTCATTGGTGTGTTAATGGGCCAAGACTCTTTAAGTATGTCAAAAGTGGTAGCTGTCTTCGTCAGCATGGTCGGGGTGGCCATGACAACTATGGGAAAAACTTGGGCTGCAGATGACTCAAAATTTAGTTCTTC CAATGGACAGCGCTCTCTTGTTGGAGATCTTTTTGGCCTTCTCTCAGCCGTGTCATATGGTCTATTTACAG TTCTCTTAAAAAAGTTTTCTGGTGAAGAAGGAGAACGGGTTGATGTGCAAAAGCTGTTTGGATATGTTGGACTGTTTACTCTAGTAGCTCTATGGTGGCTTA TCTGGCCATTATCTGCCTTAGGAATTGAACCTAAGTTTACAATTCCTCATTCTGCTAGAGTGGATGAAGTGGTTCTTGCCAATGGATTCATTGGAAGCGTTCTCTCAGACTATTTCTG GGCACTCTGTGTTGTATGGACAACTCCCCTTGTGGCCACTTTGGGCATGTCACTCACCATTCCTCTTGCTATGTTGGCTGACATGGTGATCCACGGTCGGCATTATTCAGCATTATACATTCTTGGCTCAGTTCAG GTATTTGCAGGCTTTGTGATAGCTAATATTTCAGATTGGATGACAAAGAAGTTGGGATTATAA
- the LOC130719052 gene encoding uncharacterized protein LOC130719052: MDITVAQEQFFPFYIIERELYKTLVINLYREAKESMQVLALWLWLERIGYRNVIINICSSSYYASITDLADEGVTCLNCINSTSTHLTFDEEDYGIPLMRSLIDKNLSLKFFYENKGLVIQGVATMLQEVCVRAFSDIMQQVTTGISSQQVEITSSKDVEGDKSEVIAISSNKLDKVEDVEVESNSLAAPTNMMSHDYIDIDNFYFKKKKFILF, encoded by the coding sequence ATGGATATAACAGTCGCTCAAGAACAATTTTTTCCGTTTTACATCATTGAAAGAGAGCTATATAAGACTCTGGTGATCAACCTTTACCGAGAAGCAAAAGAGTCCATGCAGGTTCTCGCATTATGGCTCTGGCTAGAACGCATAGGATATAGAAACGTGATCATCAACATATGCTCTTCATCATACTACGCTTCAATCACTGACCTTGCTGATGAGGGAGTTACCTGTCTTAACTGTATCAATAGCACCTCTACACATTTAACATTTGATGAAGAAGACTATGGCATTCCCCTTATGCGTAGCCTCATTGACAAGAACCTCTCTctcaaatttttttatgaaaataaggGTTTGGTGATTCAAGGGGTGGCCACTATGTTGCAAGAAGTGTGTGTCAGAGCTTTTAGTGATATCATGCAACAAGTTACTACAGGAATTTCAAGTCAACAAGTGGAGATAACAAGTTCAAAAGATGTTGAAGGTGACAAATCTGAAGTCATAGCAATTTCTTCTAATAAGCTTGATAAAGTTGAAGATGTGGAAGTGGAATCAAACTCCCTAGCAGCACCAACCAATATGATGAGCCATGACTACATTGACATAGATAATTTTTAtttcaagaagaagaaatttattttattttaa